A part of Mesoplodon densirostris isolate mMesDen1 chromosome 10, mMesDen1 primary haplotype, whole genome shotgun sequence genomic DNA contains:
- the LOC132496888 gene encoding ubiquitin-conjugating enzyme E2 D3 — protein MALKRINKELSDLARDPPAQCSAGPVGDDMFHWQATIMGPNDSPYQGGVFFLTIHFPTDYPFKPPKVAFTTRIYHPNINSNGSICLDILRSQWSPALTISKVLLSICSLLCDPNPDDPLVPEIARIYKTDRDKYNRISREWTQKYAM, from the coding sequence ATGGCGCTGAAACGGATTAATAAGGAACTTAGTGATTTGGCCCGTGACCCTCCAGCACAATGTTCTGCAGGTCCAGTTGGGGATGATATGTTTCATTGGCAAGCCACAattatgggacctaatgacagcCCATATCAAGGCGGTGTATTCTTTTTGACAATTCATTTTCCTACAGACTACCCCTTCAAACCACCTAAGGTTGCATTTACAACAAGAATTTATCATCCAAATATTAACAGTAATGGCAGCATTTGTCTCGATATTCTAAGATCACAGTGGTCTCCTGCTTTAACTATTTCTAAAGTTCTTTTATCCATTTGTTCACTGCTATGTGATCCAAACCCAGATGACCCCCTAGTGCCAGAGATTGCACGGATCTATAAAACAGACAGAGATAAGTACAACAGAATATCTCGGGAATGGACTCAGAAGTATGCCATGTGA